One window of the Tetragenococcus koreensis genome contains the following:
- a CDS encoding aldo/keto reductase, with product MTLYDQFYLNDGTTLPHVGFGTVHIQGGKGVHQVLSALDVGYRVLDTATGYNNEGMVGEAVRRSSIPREQLYVSDKLPGLAHRYDKAIDLIQETLYRTKLDYFDKYLIHWPNPQEGLYVEAWQALVDAQKYGLIKTIGVSNFLPEHLDNIIEATGVTPATNQIERHPYFNNKELVKENDKRGILSEAWSPFGREINDTLTNNTIKEIAEKYGRSPAQIILNWDNQSRVFPVVRSADQKHQSDNFHYLDFELAQEDLEKIDALDRGEQGRIEGQNPNEYEEFT from the coding sequence ATGACATTGTATGATCAATTTTATTTAAACGATGGCACAACTTTACCTCATGTTGGATTTGGAACAGTCCATATCCAAGGAGGTAAAGGGGTTCATCAGGTGTTGTCCGCGCTTGATGTTGGGTATCGTGTCCTTGATACCGCAACAGGTTATAATAATGAAGGTATGGTAGGCGAAGCTGTTCGACGTTCTTCTATTCCTAGAGAACAACTCTATGTAAGCGACAAGCTCCCTGGTTTAGCGCATCGGTATGACAAAGCGATCGACCTTATCCAAGAAACCCTTTATCGAACAAAGTTAGATTATTTTGATAAATATCTTATCCACTGGCCCAATCCTCAAGAAGGTTTATACGTCGAAGCTTGGCAAGCCCTCGTGGACGCACAAAAATATGGACTCATTAAGACAATCGGTGTTTCCAACTTTTTACCAGAACATTTAGATAACATTATTGAAGCAACAGGCGTAACCCCAGCAACCAACCAAATTGAGCGTCACCCTTACTTTAATAACAAAGAATTAGTCAAAGAAAATGACAAACGCGGGATTTTATCCGAAGCCTGGAGTCCTTTTGGTCGTGAAATCAATGATACGTTAACCAATAATACGATTAAAGAAATTGCTGAAAAATACGGTCGTAGCCCTGCGCAAATTATTCTTAACTGGGACAACCAAAGTCGCGTCTTTCCTGTAGTGAGATCCGCAGATCAAAAACATCAATCGGATAATTTCCACTATTTAGACTTTGAACTAGCCCAAGAAGATTTGGAAAAAATCGACGCCTTAGACAGAGGCGAACAAGGACGTATCGAAGGACAAAATCCAAACGAATACGAAGAATTTACTTAA